From a region of the Bacillota bacterium genome:
- a CDS encoding carbohydrate kinase, translating to MENKKFTIVGVGEILWDMLPGGKKLGGAPANFAYHAGELGCEAYIISSVGNDKLGKEIIETLDVLGVSSRYIQVDDIHPTGTVEVQLKGDGIPSYIIHEDVAWDYICLDESYLELAEKADAICFGSLGQRSETSRNTILQVLSNTGNHCIKVFDINIRQHFYNKEIIHNSLKHANVFKLNENELPIVSNLLGFGGPDIEILQQLGKEYSLKLIALTRGEKGSILLSDNHISTHPGFPVKVVDTVGAGDAFTAAVVVGMIRNWDIDSINNFANRVGSYVCTQEGGTPKLPEALKELSMFQRL from the coding sequence ATGGAAAATAAGAAGTTTACAATCGTTGGTGTGGGCGAAATATTATGGGATATGCTCCCAGGAGGGAAGAAACTGGGCGGTGCTCCCGCTAATTTTGCATACCATGCGGGAGAGCTGGGCTGTGAAGCATATATAATAAGTTCGGTGGGAAATGATAAGCTTGGGAAAGAGATAATCGAAACCCTTGATGTTCTGGGAGTCAGCAGCCGCTATATCCAGGTTGATGATATTCATCCTACAGGTACGGTAGAGGTTCAACTTAAGGGAGATGGTATCCCTTCATATATAATTCATGAGGATGTGGCGTGGGATTACATATGCCTTGATGAGAGCTACCTTGAACTGGCGGAAAAAGCTGATGCCATTTGTTTTGGTTCACTGGGGCAAAGATCGGAAACCTCAAGGAATACTATTCTTCAGGTCCTAAGTAATACAGGGAACCATTGCATAAAGGTTTTCGATATAAATATAAGGCAGCATTTTTATAATAAGGAAATTATACATAATTCACTTAAACATGCAAATGTTTTCAAATTGAACGAAAATGAGCTTCCTATCGTCTCAAATCTTTTAGGATTTGGCGGACCTGATATAGAAATCCTGCAACAACTGGGAAAAGAATACTCCCTCAAATTAATAGCCCTAACCAGGGGAGAAAAGGGAAGCATTCTCTTAAGCGACAATCATATTTCAACCCATCCGGGTTTTCCGGTAAAAGTTGTGGATACTGTGGGAGCTGGGGATGCATTTACTGCAGCTGTTGTAGTTGGTATGATAAGAAACTGGGATATTGATTCAATAAACAATTTTGCCAATAGGGTGGGAAGTTATGTATGTACACAGGAAGGAGGCACGCCAAAACTTCCCGAAGCGCTTAAAGAGTTATCTATGTTTCAGAGGCTGTGA
- a CDS encoding TIGR03915 family putative DNA repair protein, translating into MLCYTYDGSFEGLLTAIYVAYYRRENPEKIKAIEKLQQSFLETYVHIDTDYEKSKKVYNSIRDKISQNALDNVYCVYLADREEDNGTAIYEYLKFGWKVGAKVDSYLSDDRVLKVHKIRQRVDLEVHRMMGFVRFSLLEGNIYYAPIEPDNNILPLLAPHFSKRLADQNWIIHDLRRCLAALYNRKEWIIVDLSLERIPEIDAKEQTYRELWKHFYNNVSIKERLNPSLHKRLLPTRYWRHLTEKW; encoded by the coding sequence ATGCTATGCTATACATACGATGGAAGCTTTGAGGGGCTGCTTACAGCTATTTATGTGGCTTACTACCGCAGGGAAAACCCGGAAAAGATAAAAGCCATCGAAAAACTGCAGCAGAGTTTTTTAGAGACGTATGTACATATTGATACAGACTATGAGAAGTCTAAAAAAGTCTATAATTCGATCAGGGACAAGATTTCCCAAAATGCTCTGGACAATGTTTACTGTGTATACCTGGCGGACAGGGAAGAGGACAATGGTACGGCAATTTATGAATATTTGAAGTTTGGCTGGAAGGTTGGGGCAAAGGTTGACTCTTATCTTTCAGACGACAGGGTGTTAAAAGTACATAAAATAAGGCAAAGGGTGGATTTGGAAGTCCACAGGATGATGGGGTTTGTCCGATTCAGCCTGCTTGAAGGCAATATTTACTATGCACCTATAGAACCTGACAACAATATATTACCTTTACTTGCACCTCACTTTTCAAAGCGCCTGGCTGACCAAAACTGGATAATCCACGATTTAAGAAGGTGTTTGGCAGCCTTATACAACCGCAAGGAATGGATAATTGTTGACTTAAGTTTGGAAAGAATACCTGAAATAGACGCAAAAGAACAAACTTACCGTGAACTTTGGAAGCATTTCTATAATAATGTTTCCATCAAGGAAAGGCTCAATCCTTCACTTCATAAAAGGCTTTTGCCGACAAGGTACTGGCGCCATTTAACCGAGAAATGGTAA
- a CDS encoding AMP-binding protein: MNELLNITVGDLLDEMAEKYPDREAVVYTDRPFRKTYSQFRDLCNQVAKGFLAMGIKKGDHVAVWATNYPEWLLAQFATAKIGAVLVTVNTNYKVFELEYLLRQSDSNTLILIDGFRDSNYIDIINKLCPELKESVPGKLKCPSLPYLKNIIYIGDKKPPGMFNWNQLYEMGKSISDDQLMKIQKSLDIHDVINMQYTSGTTGFPKGVMLTHYNVVNNGKSIGDCMKFTHEDKLCIPVPFFHCFGCVLGILACVTHGSAMVPIDYFDPLKVMQAIQDEECTAVHGVPTMFIAMLEHPDFGRFRFPKLRTGIMAGSPCPIKVMQQVVDLMGAREITIAYGQTEASPVCTQTRVDDSIELRVSTVGRVLPFIEAKIIDPETKKEVPPGTPGEFVARGYNVMKGYYKMPEATAQVIDSEGWLHTGDLAVMDENGYFKITGRIKDMIIRGGENIYPKEIEEFLYTHPAVKDVQVIGVPDKKYGEVVMACIILKEGQTVTEDEIKQYVREHMARHKTPKYVKFMDSFPLTASGKVRKYKLREWAIDELGLQDAANIETA, encoded by the coding sequence ATGAATGAGCTTTTGAATATTACAGTAGGGGACTTGCTTGATGAAATGGCGGAAAAATATCCTGACCGGGAAGCGGTAGTTTATACCGACAGGCCCTTCAGGAAAACATATTCCCAGTTCAGGGACCTTTGCAACCAGGTGGCAAAAGGTTTTTTGGCAATGGGAATAAAAAAAGGGGACCATGTTGCCGTATGGGCAACAAATTATCCCGAATGGTTGCTTGCACAGTTTGCCACAGCTAAAATAGGGGCTGTATTGGTTACAGTCAACACTAATTACAAGGTTTTCGAATTGGAATACCTCTTAAGGCAGTCTGATTCAAACACCCTTATATTAATAGACGGTTTTAGGGATTCCAATTACATAGATATTATCAACAAGCTATGCCCTGAATTAAAAGAATCGGTTCCAGGCAAACTTAAGTGCCCTTCCCTTCCTTATTTGAAAAACATTATTTACATAGGGGACAAGAAACCTCCTGGAATGTTTAACTGGAACCAGCTTTATGAAATGGGCAAGTCAATTTCCGACGACCAATTGATGAAAATACAAAAAAGCCTGGATATCCATGATGTAATAAACATGCAGTATACTTCAGGAACAACAGGGTTCCCCAAGGGTGTAATGCTTACACATTATAACGTGGTAAATAACGGCAAATCCATAGGAGACTGTATGAAGTTTACCCATGAAGACAAGCTCTGCATACCTGTTCCATTTTTCCATTGTTTTGGTTGCGTTTTGGGAATCCTTGCCTGTGTCACCCATGGTTCCGCCATGGTACCCATAGATTACTTTGATCCGCTAAAAGTAATGCAGGCCATCCAGGATGAAGAATGTACAGCCGTCCACGGCGTACCCACAATGTTTATAGCCATGCTTGAGCACCCTGACTTCGGTAGATTCAGGTTTCCCAAACTTAGGACAGGTATTATGGCAGGCTCACCCTGCCCCATAAAGGTAATGCAGCAAGTGGTCGATTTAATGGGCGCCAGGGAAATAACCATTGCATACGGTCAAACAGAAGCATCGCCCGTATGTACTCAAACAAGGGTTGATGACAGCATCGAGCTAAGGGTATCTACTGTTGGAAGGGTTCTTCCTTTTATTGAAGCAAAAATCATAGACCCTGAAACAAAAAAGGAAGTACCTCCTGGAACTCCTGGAGAATTTGTGGCCAGAGGGTATAATGTGATGAAAGGTTATTACAAAATGCCTGAAGCTACCGCGCAGGTTATTGATTCTGAAGGCTGGCTGCATACAGGGGATCTTGCTGTAATGGACGAGAATGGTTATTTTAAAATAACAGGCAGGATCAAAGATATGATTATACGCGGCGGAGAGAACATATATCCCAAAGAGATTGAAGAATTCCTATATACTCATCCTGCCGTTAAAGATGTACAGGTTATAGGAGTACCGGATAAAAAATACGGTGAAGTGGTCATGGCCTGTATAATACTAAAGGAAGGTCAAACCGTCACTGAAGATGAAATAAAGCAATACGTAAGGGAGCATATGGCAAGGCATAAAACTCCTAAATATGTCAAATTTATGGATTCGTTTCCTCTTACCGCCAGCGGCAAAGTCCGGAAGTACAAGTTAAGGGAATGGGCTATAGATGAGCTGGGACTACAGGATGCCGCCAACATAGAAACTGCTTGA
- a CDS encoding MFS transporter has translation MQELMDKPLICKRSVQVYFFYFITLTYWFSLYVYSPYFSPYVESLGASHSLTGLILGSYGLTAVFFRLPFGIISDRLQRRKIFVALGMILSGISCLGFWLTSTPVTALLFRAVAGISASAWVVFAVQFAGYFERDKAANAMSTLNAFCSLGQMTATFSGGLIAQVMGWRRPFLFGAFVAAAGLLVTFAVKDNTEPSSSQIKMVELAKVAKNPGFIKICLLAILAQMITFATINGFIPSYAKSLGADNFQLGLLTIIAGIPTIIASAINGNVFLPKFGERKVLLFGFITSALFSFIIPFIHSMPWLYITQAFAGFSRGLTFPVLMGLSIKDVDLDKRAAAMGAFQALYALGVFGGPFFAGLFNEVWGLPGGFIFAGFIALSGYILSYYWIRRDQP, from the coding sequence ATGCAGGAATTAATGGATAAACCTTTGATATGCAAGCGATCGGTGCAGGTATATTTTTTCTATTTCATAACTTTAACCTACTGGTTTTCCCTCTATGTGTATTCACCATACTTTTCACCTTATGTGGAATCTCTTGGTGCTTCTCATAGTTTAACAGGGCTCATTTTAGGTTCTTACGGCCTGACAGCCGTTTTTTTCCGTCTGCCTTTCGGTATAATATCCGACCGTTTACAAAGACGAAAAATATTTGTCGCATTAGGGATGATTTTATCCGGAATAAGCTGCCTGGGTTTCTGGCTTACCAGTACACCTGTTACCGCCCTGCTTTTTAGAGCTGTGGCAGGGATATCCGCTTCTGCCTGGGTAGTATTTGCAGTACAGTTTGCAGGGTATTTTGAACGCGATAAAGCTGCCAATGCGATGAGCACCCTGAATGCTTTTTGTTCCCTGGGCCAGATGACGGCAACTTTTTCAGGTGGTTTGATAGCTCAGGTTATGGGCTGGAGGCGCCCTTTTCTTTTTGGTGCCTTTGTTGCAGCGGCAGGGCTGCTGGTTACATTTGCAGTAAAGGATAACACAGAACCCTCATCTAGTCAGATTAAAATGGTAGAACTGGCGAAAGTGGCAAAAAACCCTGGATTTATTAAAATATGCTTGTTGGCGATTTTGGCCCAAATGATAACATTTGCCACTATTAACGGGTTCATACCTTCATATGCAAAAAGTTTGGGGGCAGATAATTTTCAACTGGGGCTTCTCACCATTATAGCCGGAATCCCTACAATTATTGCTTCTGCTATTAATGGGAATGTATTCCTCCCTAAATTTGGAGAAAGAAAAGTTTTATTGTTCGGCTTTATTACATCAGCGCTGTTTTCCTTTATAATACCGTTTATTCATTCAATGCCATGGCTTTACATAACACAGGCATTTGCAGGATTTTCAAGGGGATTGACTTTCCCTGTGCTTATGGGGTTGAGCATAAAAGATGTAGACTTGGATAAACGAGCTGCAGCCATGGGTGCTTTCCAGGCACTGTATGCCCTTGGAGTATTTGGAGGGCCGTTTTTTGCCGGACTTTTCAATGAGGTGTGGGGACTGCCGGGAGGTTTTATTTTTGCGGGATTTATTGCGTTATCGGGATATATATTATCTTATTATTGGATAAGGAGAGATCAGCCATAA
- a CDS encoding MFS transporter, producing the protein MPHNRICCGEYRKSQILFLIDAAFINAAYVLTSGVFLSGFVIHLKGSDFIVALLNNSVIWASILTVFSFLIFERIRARKKLLISSNIVSRFLSSAIVFLPLIFNDEKLIIVLLTIMVITANFLWGFYQVGWMIWYMEVVPQGKKNDYIYFRMFIVRIAFTISTIIMGYVLDFYKKTYTGFLIAFITSLILSTVDVIILLFVEEPEYKVQENEKNSMATFLKPFLSIEFRNFLIFIFLYYLSLTISTSFTSIYLIRYLDFDYGFISTINVVSYVLMIVSTRFWGKVQGRKGTVFVLKISAIIAILDYLIYFFLTEKTFFIMYFSSIISGIGNGGFNIAIMAYRFEIMPESGKSIYEGWFKAIYGISVLLAPFIGKILMNVMPDFSGLAFPISKFQVLYLASFVFAGFVIFLSFYKPGMVLYRDGDENEDSYKNTPMHPIKL; encoded by the coding sequence ATGCCTCACAATAGAATTTGTTGCGGAGAGTATAGAAAAAGCCAGATTTTGTTTCTTATAGATGCGGCTTTTATAAATGCGGCTTATGTATTGACAAGTGGAGTGTTTTTATCGGGTTTTGTTATCCATCTCAAAGGCTCGGATTTTATAGTAGCCTTATTAAATAATTCAGTTATTTGGGCTTCCATCCTTACTGTGTTTTCTTTTCTCATATTTGAGAGGATCAGGGCACGTAAAAAGCTCCTTATTTCATCAAATATTGTATCAAGGTTTTTATCCAGTGCCATAGTTTTTCTGCCTTTAATATTCAATGATGAAAAATTAATAATTGTATTATTGACTATAATGGTGATAACTGCCAATTTTTTATGGGGGTTTTACCAGGTTGGTTGGATGATCTGGTACATGGAGGTGGTACCCCAGGGGAAAAAGAATGATTATATATATTTCAGGATGTTTATTGTAAGAATTGCTTTTACAATCTCCACAATAATAATGGGTTATGTACTGGATTTCTACAAAAAAACCTATACCGGGTTTCTTATAGCCTTTATTACTTCGTTAATACTTTCGACAGTAGATGTTATTATACTGTTATTTGTTGAAGAACCGGAGTATAAAGTCCAGGAAAATGAAAAAAACAGCATGGCAACATTTCTTAAACCCTTTTTGAGTATTGAATTCAGAAATTTTCTTATTTTTATATTTTTATATTATTTAAGCCTCACAATTTCCACATCTTTTACATCAATATACCTGATAAGGTATTTGGACTTCGATTACGGATTTATATCCACAATAAATGTCGTTTCATATGTATTGATGATAGTATCTACAAGATTTTGGGGGAAGGTACAGGGCAGGAAAGGGACGGTATTTGTCCTTAAGATATCGGCGATTATTGCCATATTAGATTATTTAATATATTTCTTTTTAACTGAAAAAACTTTTTTCATAATGTATTTTTCTTCAATTATATCAGGGATAGGAAATGGAGGCTTTAACATTGCCATAATGGCATACAGGTTCGAAATAATGCCAGAGAGCGGTAAGTCTATTTATGAAGGATGGTTTAAGGCAATATATGGTATAAGTGTGCTTTTAGCGCCTTTTATAGGAAAGATACTTATGAATGTAATGCCTGATTTTAGCGGGCTTGCTTTTCCTATCAGCAAGTTCCAGGTGCTTTATTTAGCCTCATTTGTATTTGCCGGTTTCGTTATCTTTTTATCCTTTTATAAGCCGGGTATGGTTTTGTATAGAGATGGAGATGAAAATGAAGATTCATATAAAAATACACCAATGCACCCCATAAAATTGTAG
- a CDS encoding sugar phosphate isomerase/epimerase, producing MKISFSTLGCPRWSWDEIVVMAKDFGFDGIEVRGIGNEIHVPLAKPFLPKNLENTKSRLSNLGLEIPCLTSPCNLSDKCNIDAVIKEGKEYINLAAKLGVPYVRMLGDPNPHPEENIDFNFTVENLSIMTDYAGSKKVKVLMETNGKYADSNIMLQLIDTVNSPSVGVLWDIHHTYRFFSEPVTDTYNALGKYIEFIHIKDSIMINGQVKYKMMGYGDVPVKEALLLLKNNGYKGYVSLEWVKRWCTDLEEPGIVFSHFINYVRQILKDG from the coding sequence TTGAAAATTTCATTTTCTACATTAGGGTGCCCGCGATGGAGCTGGGATGAAATTGTTGTTATGGCAAAGGATTTTGGATTTGACGGCATAGAGGTAAGAGGTATAGGCAACGAAATACACGTGCCCCTTGCAAAACCTTTTCTGCCTAAAAACCTTGAAAATACGAAAAGCAGGTTAAGCAACCTGGGTTTGGAAATACCCTGCCTCACGTCTCCATGTAACCTGTCTGATAAATGCAATATTGACGCGGTTATAAAGGAAGGTAAGGAGTATATAAATTTAGCTGCCAAACTTGGCGTTCCATATGTCAGAATGCTTGGAGATCCCAATCCCCATCCGGAAGAAAATATAGATTTTAACTTTACAGTGGAAAATTTATCTATTATGACAGATTATGCCGGATCTAAAAAAGTAAAAGTACTCATGGAAACAAACGGTAAATATGCTGATTCAAACATCATGTTACAGCTTATAGATACAGTGAATAGTCCCTCTGTTGGAGTGCTTTGGGACATTCATCACACCTACAGGTTTTTCTCTGAACCTGTAACTGACACATATAATGCTTTGGGCAAGTATATTGAATTCATCCATATAAAGGATTCAATAATGATAAATGGCCAGGTTAAATACAAAATGATGGGATATGGGGATGTACCGGTAAAAGAAGCACTTTTGCTTTTGAAAAACAACGGGTATAAAGGTTATGTCTCCCTTGAATGGGTAAAACGCTGGTGTACCGACCTGGAAGAACCCGGCATTGTTTTCTCCCATTTCATAAATTATGTAAGACAAATTTTAAAGGATGGCTGA